The segment CCGCCGACACCACCGCCCTGCAGACCGCGCGCGGCGGCCCCGAGGCCGGCGCGCTCGCCGGCTCGATGCTGCCGCCGACCGTGAGCGGCTGGGACGACTACGACCCGTACGGCCTCACCGACGGCAAGCCCGACACCGCCAAGGCCAAGGCCGAACTCGCCGCCTGCGGCAAGCCCGAAGGCTTCGCCGTCACCCTGGCCGCCCGCGCCAGCAACCCGAAGGAGCAGGCGGCCGCGCAGGCCCTGCAGAGCTCGCTCAGGACCGTCGGGATCAGCGTCACCATCGAGGGCTACGACGTCACCCAGATGGCCGGCACGGTCGGCTCGCCCGACAACGTCAAGTCCAAGGGCTACGGGCTGATCGTCGACGGCTGGCTCGCCGACTACCCGTCGGGCCGGGCCTTCCTGCAGGACATGGTCGACGGCCGGCGGATCCGGCCGACCGGCAACCTCAACTACGCCGGCGTCAACGACCCCGAGATCAACGCCTGGTTCGACCAGGCCACCGCCCAGGGCGACCGCGCCAAGGCCGCCGACCTCTACCGGAAGATCAACCACAAGGTCACCGACGGCGCCTACTACCTGCCCTACAACGCCACCCATGTCCTGAACTACCGCAACCCGCGGCTGACCAACGTCTACGTCACCGACGCGTACGGCGGCGTCGACGTGCAGGCGCTGGGGGTCTCCGACGGCGCGTGACGGCGGATCTCCGGGGCGGGACGAGGGGGTGGCGGGGTGCGGGCCCCCGTAGAATCCCGGGGCATGAGCGAGCCGCTTGACCCCGACATGTTCTCCGCCTGCCAGGGGCCGCCCCTCCCCATGCGGATGAACAACAAGTGGGGCCCGAAGATCATCACCTGCCTGAAGGACGGGAAGCGGCGCTTCTCGGAACTCCAGGTCCCGCTCAAGGGCATCACGCCCAAGGTCCTCTCCGAGTCCCTGCGCGCGATGGAGCGGGACGGGTTCCTCACCCGCACCTCCTACCCCGGGGTGCCGCCGCGCGTCGAGTACGAGCTGACCGAGCTGGGGCGCTCGACGCTCGAACCGATGGAAGCCTGGTGCGCCTGGGCCGAGCAGCACCTGGCCGAACTCGTCGACGCCCGCGCGGCCTACGACGACGCCTCCTGAGCCCTTGAGCCCTTGAGCCCTTGAGCCCTTGAGCCCTTGAGTCCGCCGGCCGCCGCCTTCCTATCGTTGCGGTAACCGAGGGGGCGGCGGATAGCTTTCCCGAGCAGGCCGGGGGAACCGGCGGAGCGCTACGGAGGGAAGCTGAGCGATGAGCAGGATCGTCGTGTTCGGAGCGGGTGGCAACGCCGGACGCCGTGCCGTCACCGAGGCCGTGACCCGCGGGCACCGGGTCACCGCGGTGGTGCGGGACCCGGCGAAGTACCGGGAGCTGGAGCGCGAGGGCGTGACCCTGGTCGGGGGCGACGTCACCGCGGCGGACAGCGTCGCCGCCGTCGCGGTCGGCCACGACGCCGTGATCTCCACGGTCTTCCGGGCCGACGTCGCCCCCGCCGACTTCTACGCCGCGGCC is part of the Kitasatospora setae KM-6054 genome and harbors:
- a CDS encoding winged helix-turn-helix transcriptional regulator → MSEPLDPDMFSACQGPPLPMRMNNKWGPKIITCLKDGKRRFSELQVPLKGITPKVLSESLRAMERDGFLTRTSYPGVPPRVEYELTELGRSTLEPMEAWCAWAEQHLAELVDARAAYDDAS